The genomic stretch GTTGCATTTCCGGACGCGTGCCATGGTCACATCAGAGTCGCgttaaaataacaaaagtttAATCCTAAATGGGTATTGTGCTATTTAAAAACGGATTTAGAATAGCAACAGTATGGCCGCGAAAAGAGAACAGCGGGCGGCTTCGGTGTGTTGTTCCCTACCAACTTTGAGCGGGCCATTCAGAggaaccaggccgcgtagccaagacgacgatcgcttacgctccgtagcgatcgaaacgcaactgtcactatcgcactaatatggaagagtgatagagagacataatgcttttcgttgtcgaagcgatagcgattgtaaccttggctaggccggcaggccgcgtagccaagatgccgatcgcttacgctccgtagcgatcgaaacgcaactgtcactgtcgcactaatatggaagtgtgatagagagacataatggttttcgttgtcgaagcgatagcgattgtaaccttggctaggccggcagttcaagaaactaaactaaaaaagtAAACAGGTACATTTATGCTGGTCTTCCGAGTCGAATGCTCCCGAACAATTCGAGTATAGGGCGGTCGTACGGGCGGGGGCGGCATTTATCAACTCGAGGTAACTGTTGCGTGTACTCACACCCGTTTTGTACATAGTTTGAGAACAAAGAGCTTTCATTTGACCAGCCTTTAATTACAACTTGGTTTGTAAGATCATAAATAATCTGCTGATCTATTAATCAAAACGCAAGATTTTTTTGTACTTAATAGGCGCcttttcgttttatttttacaCTACAATGATGTCAAAGGCATATTATTAAGTgtggatagagttagaccaagcttagatggcagcgattttgatagccgacTGTgcaaagtgttatttaaacaccttactttcatagaagtttgacgtttaaataacacttgcctgACAGCGTAAGTACCAAGAGCCCCAGGTAAAGAATGGAAAGTGCAAAATTTGAGGGTGCAAAATTTTTATCCggctacctacctacatagtaTTCATTTTGCAGAGGTTCAGTTAAAAGCAAACTCAAATAGACGCTTTGTATCTTTAGGGGTAAAGAGGTATCACAATGCGCTCTACTTGAAATGTGTAGAAGTAGTTCCCTATAATTGGAGGTAGAAATATTTTTAGGCAGTTGGGGTGTTAAACTTTCTTAGAAGCGGGGACAATAGGCATTCGACGTCACTATTTATGAATAAGTTCATCACGTAAGCCTTCACATTGAAATACCACTCGTGGAAGCAAAGGTCTCGCTAAATATGCGCGTCAAAGTAAAGGAATGTATTACGTTGGTTTAATTGGAAAAACGCGATGGGGGTGCGAGGTCAGTTGAGTGGGCTCCCTCCTCCCATAATAGGCAGTTAGGTACGATACGATCTCAGGGCGCGCAGTCGAGCTGGGTGCTCGGTGCTCGGCAGTGCCGCGCCACCCGCCCCAGCGGTCGCGAACCACAGGTTCGCCGATTGTCACCAAACTTTGGCAGTCTTCGAGTGTAAAATACAGAAACAACTTTACGTATGGATGCCGGCTAGCTCTGGACCCATGAAACATGGGCTGCACGAGCAGCGCTCCAAGTATGGCTCCACCGAATGCCACAGGTTTGCGTTTGGACGTtctatttttgtttgtttttttttggttgACCTTTGAGAAGAAAGTCTCAATCCATTTGTATTGAATATCAAAGCTAAAATAGGGTTTACAGTAGCAGAAAAGAAATGTAAGctacttaattaataatttataaatactttTTAAGAAATTAGTATACTTAATTTGTTAATTAAGGACTTTTCTcggttattataaattataatcagtgtttaaatatttcttgtaGACTAGGttcttaaatttaattaaactagTAAATTACAAATTGTAACACCTACCTACGAGTATATCCAATAAATAAGCAAACTATAAAAACTTACAATCtagaactaaaaataaataatactaatcttaaaataaaacactaaaagtagaatattaaaacttaaataaaatttacctacttttaaataaaataatacattaaaTACTAGTACGTGAACGTAGTAAGTAGTAGGTAAGTgcctaatttaataaaataagccCTTGAATGGTGTTCTTTGTTTGTTTTCGTAATCAATGTGTTTTGTCGCTCTTGAGTTGCTAATTATAGCAATATTAAATGAAATTGGCCCTTTCCACTACTTTTTTATTACGTCCTGTAGTTCTGTATTTACATATCTAATATCTGATTAGGTACTTGATTAGCTACCTTAGTTATTTCTTTATGAGTTTGCCCTTGATTGCGCGTAAGGAAATTATAACATTTGAGTTTTATATAATTAGGTACCCATTTATACTACTactaataaatctaataatacctaCTACATAATAGGAACCTAAGCTAATCTCGtagcgctacgccgtagcaaGTAGCTATTACCCGTTTTGTAGCAAAGGCGTACCACGTAGTGAGAACGTAAGATATAAAAGTTAAAATAAGTAtgtaatgaagatatgttttcattatatatacttacttatcaTTTCGTTTTTCAgtaagaaatatatcatttGCAGACGAAGAAGAAAAGCCAACGGAGGATTTAAAGAAAATGGAATCCCGAACACGAGccattattgaaaataaggtGCTTCCTAATATGTGTGATAATTTAGATGAATCAATACTATTGTCTCGAACCGGCAAATCTATATTAGATACTGCAAGTCAGCGAATAGATAAAGGTGAGTTGTAATTAGGTAATTAGGTGCTATCTTAAGTTGCCACAGGCTAGATGTCTAGCaaaatttaggtaggtattgggTTATACCTTGCCTCTATTGCAAAAAATTGTAATAATTTTGACTTTAAAGAGGCTTTAGACAAACTTTGAGAAGTTCGATAAATTATAAACACAAGTTAGaaaaaggttccaaattcaTAAACAGAACAATCGGGATACGATTCTAATCTAATTCCAATACCGAATAACGCCCCAGATCGGTGTTCGAGATGAGAACTAATTTGATGGCATTAATTGGTGGCAACAACATTCTACctgaatacctacctataagttCCTTACTATAAGCCACGAGCACGAAATCCGTTCAAGGTATAGGAACTACCGCTTACTTGTTAAAATATTACAGGCATTTAATATTGCAAGGGGCACGAATTCTACGAACAGCGATCTTTCGCGATAGCTCGCTTTCTTCTCCATTAAGCATTAGgtcaaattatttttaagtgtattattaaatgtatttagGCACATTGGCACGCTACACGCGGTAGGTATAGCTTGTAGATTTGACATACTACAACATCTTGGTAAGTATATTATGCTTAACTGCTATCTATGCCTGACATAGTATACCTACCAGatagtaggtatatgtaggtacctatgtagatATATAGTCATACATCAAGAGCTCCTTAaactaccttaccttaccttcaTGTCGCGTCAATTTCTTGTGTTTATCACATAACGCTTGAATATTTTCACGACCTCGTTAACCTGACTACGTCTAGCCTTCGcacttgttttatttcattaattttatttcggTATGACGTGACGGTATATTTTTAAACTTCGCCACCATAAACACAGCAGAGAAAGAGCTGAACAATTATATGCAAATTTGCCTAACGCTTGCGAACCGGGACTAGGTTGACTTACGGTAGGTATCTGTTTTTACACTTTTTACCCtaagtacttacattttttcttcgccgtaatttattttcgtTTGAATTAAATTTGCCACATTTTCCCTGGTGTTTGGTTGAGCTGTAGCATTGCATTGGGCTCTGCAATCGTTCTCTTTGTTGTGTAAGAAATTATTAGTAGATGGCTGTACAATACAACAagaactgccggcctagccaaggttacaatcgctatcgcttcgacaacgaaaagcgttatgtctctctatcactcttccatattagtgcgacagtgacagttgcgtttcgatcgctacggagcgtaagcgattgacatcttggctacgcggcctgctcTGATACTATGGTAAAAGCCCAAGGAAAGATGGATTCTTATCTTATATGGATTTAGATCtctgtaataagtaataaagtaACGCAACGCAACCCTATCGAGTATGGGACTTACAATCGTCTTGCAGTGGCCGACGCCGACAATAACaatgtatttattaaaatttaaaagtcgTTATGTTATTGACTAATatatgtttttcttttttagatGTACAAACGGATAGTTTTAGGATAGATAACCAAAACGGCTGGGATGAAAGTTTTAGATTAATGCATGAAGAAAAAGAGCACACTCCAAAATTAGAAGAAGTGGTCGAGCAAGTGGTGGAGATGTTGCACTCAGATAACAACACAGAGAGTGCGAGGAATACTCCCGAGGAGCCCGAAGCTGCCCCCGAGGTCGCGGAGGTCAGCGAAGAAGTTGACGCTGCGGACACTACAGAAGAACTAGACAAAAAGTAAGAATATATTGTTCTTACGAATTTATTACAATTATACCTACGTTGtaactttttttctcctattatgAGCCTTCAGAGCATAAAAATACCtcgaaaatataataaaataataattttattaagctaaCCGTTTAGGACTATGAAATCTCATAGTTCTAACTAAACGatcagattaaaaaaattcaactataccTACGGTATACAGTTGGTTCTGTTCTAATAGTCGACAAGGAACGTCGGATATATTATTGTCCTATACAAATTTAACACAGATATAAATTTATTTCCAGTTGCGAGCATTTAGAAGAAATGGTCAGCCCGAGTCAATCGGAGAGCAGTCGGGCCACGCGCTGGGAAGCGCTAGCGGACATCGCGGCAGAGCTGCCGCCGTCACTCGCCGTCGACCCTCTTACCGGACAGATCTACACCTTAAAGTGAACAATGCTCAGGCGCTGGTTGACTTCAGGGTGGTTAACTCCGTCAACCTTAAACTCTAATTCAATCTACCAATAATATATTCAAGTGATAATTAAGTTAGTACTGCGTTTTACGATGTCACTCTAGCCAGTCTAAAGgagtatccagacgggactgacgaaatcagtcgatttgttcaggaatagttatttgttttacaagggggcaaagttgttgtttaaccgctcgtgctaatattgatacccgagcaagcgaaagattccaaaattgaaccacgagcgtagcgagcggttcgaaaaatggaatcttgagcgttgcgagggtttcaaagcacgagggttaaacaaaatttgcccccgagtgaaacacaaaatttttcaccacaccaacccgaagcaaatattaaatgtaaaatatcaaacaaaatcaaaccaaatcaaaaccaaatgaatgttattaaatatttatcatcctaaatcatcatttaaaagtcaattctaccagcaaacataagaaaacaactcaaaatttgcatttgattactttgcctcacatgtggataaaatgcaactttgctattcgtttttgaagtgcaaagtaattctttccgagctggtgtggtgaaaaataattggtcaatctcatctagcgtccacacgtacacaaattaaatcaccaatttgcattctactatgaaaattatttttgtgtccgcacctgctgatgtgatcgtggaatcaaattggtatttgggtccgcacggccctgttcgatcggagaatttcatcagattggcgaaaaattgtctcgtctggatacaacttaaGGAATAGTTTTGGAACCCCAATTTAATACCATGCACAACAACAAACTAAAAGTTGGTACCAGTTACGGGCTCTAAACTATATCTTCGATCGTTTCTCGTAAGGCAAATGGCTGGAAAGTCACAGTCTACCGGGCCCTCTAACAGGACATTTATACCTAAAAAAGATCTTTGGCTGAATTCTGCCTAGCTGACATCACGACTCCTtatcaaaatttaattaaatctatATTGTTGCATATGCATAGTTGGCTATAGAAATTTCTATGTCCTAATTATGTATTACTTATAGTGTTCCAAAAATATAAAGGTTTTGAACTTGAAAGATGTTAAGATAAGGTTAATATACGTTCTCGTTCCGATACTGGCTGTTTTACTCTACCtatctaataattatttttatatagaagGACCTTGTTACGTATTAAGAactttataaatatatactAGGTATAAATGGGATAGATTGAGGGTGTATATATAAATAACGTATCTGTCTGTACAGACTGATTTTGAAAACGCCACATTTCCTTTAAGGAACTAAATAATACTAGAGTTAATTTCCAACAGAACATGTTTTTACCATTGTTTTCTTATTTTTCGGCTTGCCGTCGAAAAACGAAGGGCCATGTCAAAAGTAGTAGAACAAAGAAAAAGTCTAATGTCTCCATTCAAAAGGTATCTATCCTAGAAGAGAATTTTAAATAATGAAATTCTTCAAATGTTTTAATACCATATACCATATTTTGGTACATAGATACATGTTTCATTGACATAAATCAAATGTTTTCATTAGGATTAATCTAACTATCATATTAGAAAAGCTACAAACTACTTTTGATCCTTATCATAGCAAGTCCATTATCATCAGAGGTCCCACCAAACACCACGGCACACAGCGCAGCATGTGGCAGACTGCTCCACACGGTTTGTATCCAGTTATCTATGTGCTCTATTTGTTTACTCTCATTTTCACTATCTATGTCTAGTTTCAAATGCGCCATAGAGAAGTTGTACTCCTTTACAGATTCTGTTAATGATGAAATCACTTCATCAATCCCATCAACAGTTTTCAGTTTAACCCTTTTCggtttaacttttttaaattgtgaaCTTAAACTTTCTTTAGCTTGGGTCAGGTATGTGTGATAATCACCTGTTATGTTGTCACAGCCGACAACTAAAGAAGTTTTCTTTTGCTCTATCATATGGTTAAATATGGATAAAGCATATTCTTTTGCAATTGCCAATTTGAAATTCTCTTTGTATTTTTCCCTGTTGGTATGCACAGCATCTCCAAATTCTAAATTTTTTCTAAGTTTAAGCTGTACTAGTTTGAGTGATGCCAGTGAGTCTTCTACAGAACAATGGCCGTTTTTACCTGATTGGATATCTAGTTTCAAAAATTCTCTTGCTAATGCTTTGAGCTTGGGTTTGCGAGTTCTTTCTCCAGTAAAATTAAAGATTACACTAGTATCTATTACATATGGATGCATCATCCTCAAAGCATGTAAATCTAAGTTTAAGGATTGTCCTACTAATATTGCGTCTGCTGGCAACAATTCTCTGATATCCTTTTGGACATCTTCAAGCCGCTTGGTCACATCACTCAATAGGCTCTTTGTTATCCCAGAGTATCTTGTTAAATAGTCTGTAATATCATTATATGGCTTTACAAGAGAATCATAGATCTTAGTGTGCTTTTCATCTACCAAGGACACTCGAGTCAGCTCAGAGCCTGCATTGGTAATGCACATTTCACAATCTAGACCGAACATGGGTGATTTATCTGTAACTGGCATATATTTATCTTTTGTCATGACATAATCTGAGTAAGCACTCTCCAGCTTGCCTTTTAAAGGAACAGGGTAAGATTCCTCTATCAGTTGCCATGCTGATAGCATTAATTGTGTTCTTGGGAATTTATCTTCTGAACTGATTTCAAGTGGCTCATTGACTTCCCCAGTGATGGGAAACACTGCCCTCATCATGATCATCAAGTCTTTTCTTGCTTCTAGAGCCAAGTTCATACTTCCATACTTTTGAATCAgaatttctttttcattttcTGACAGAGGAACTAATGCTAGTTCTTGCACCAGAGAGCCTCCATACACCGATGGTGTTAAGACTTCCACATAATCTTCAaagatttttttagttttagggAATTTATCTTGTAATTTATCCCAATGCTGTATAGAAATGCCCTCCAGAACGAGACATGTCGTTTGTTTGATATTATTGCATTTGTCAAGCACATACCACCGGGGTGGTTGGGCCAAGTTAAGATTCCCCAGCAATGAGTGCAGTAACACGTACTGTATATCAGTCAGAGTCAACGGGATTCTTTCGCTACTAGGAGTAGACAGGGAAGAGGTCTCACCTGCAGTTTTTAGCCTAAACTTAGGCATATGCTTCGGACGAGCCCGTTTATTCTCATTTACGTCTACGGCGGAGTCACCGGTTCCATTTTGAGTTTCTTTTCTTAAAACATCTTGCTCTGAAAGGTTAGAAAAATCAGTTTAGAACATTTACAAAGTTCTTAACAAATTCAGACTAGCCTGTGATTACTTACGTTGGTTGTTAACGTTCCCTTTACGTCGTTTTTTAGGTGTTGGACAGTCTACCATTTTTTAAGAAATCAATGTAAATTGCCTTTAGAATATATTTAGCtgtactttattttataataattcgtATCGTAAACATTCAGACCAAGAGAACACGACACGCGCTCACGCTGTCAGtgtcaactgtcactgtcatgtCAGCAATGTCagccatagacataatatatatatagacggtgtctcagcgagctgtcactgttgccacttttgtttagtgtacgattaacaaagcggcccacgttgctgtagccatgtcgataaagtcatatcgataaactatcgacatttcttgcaattttaatttaacttcaaaggcttaacgatacctaaaatgaccaaaaacgcttttattctttattgtggttatcagatcacaattttatagtcacgcccctgCAGGGAagcaagggaaagttcagatatttaattaaaatacataaatacctcctaaaataggtgttccgaaataattgaattatattattatattataatatattcattatccattagcatttcaattatgttaatgtttaacgaagatattgaagcttcaattaatcgctatttcgttctgctgtgtagcgtttatcgatatataacatgattaaaatcgacttttcacatccctaaaagagcacacatacacagcctgggcgcatcaagaaaggcaacacttgatttgaagtccaccttgtcaacagtatggttgtccttttttaacaaacggcattttaaaagagcgaggagagagaaatgatactagttgctgcgtcgtgaaagagaacagaaaaggttgggcccttgatgTCAGCATTCCAATACCACAGATTACATATACGAGGCGTAGGTGTAAACCTCACGGTTGAACCGAATCGCTACCTTGGTCCGGTCCGAGGCCTGTTCGATCGTGTGTAGTGGTCCGCCGTACGTCCGTTAAGGACGCAGCTATAAGTGAGAGCGGGAAAGACATATTTTGTAAGGTACACCCGCGTCTGCAATCAGCTTGATTTATTATAAGCGGaacaagaacttgcatgcgatttttttGCGGTATTTTGCCGCTCGACTGACTTCATTTCACTGTATTCTGTAGTTAGATAGCAGATATTGCATACGAGTAAAGTTCTTGTGCCCTGTAAATGGGGCTTTACGGACCAAGGTAAATTTGACCTTGCTAGACGTTCAAAAGACGTCTTCCACCTACTACACGGTCGTAAACtactatacagtatgtgtctgaccatgaggctttaattccagggcttgattttactcgctaaactgagctacttttactatgggaccaaacccAAAATCGGGGcaaaatttttggcttttccatagaaaacgtcgacatctgatcagccaaaatgtatgaaaaagttaaaaaaaaaatctggatttcggggttggtgccataataaaattaggtcagtaacaccctgtatgtgTCTTTAGGcgtttaaataaaactaaacaaaattgATAGTACTTAAAtgactccttaagccagttgagggtacaTGATAACATTAGGTACATGATCaagtaatgtaggttaaagtcaagtTGTTCAGTGATAGATCCAGgcgattttgtatttggttcgttaaccaataaatgttatattataatcaCAGATCTGtgattataagtattataactacggggtcatccattaattacgtcacacgaatttctaggttttttgacccctccctccctccttgtcacacttggtcacatttggcaaacccctcccccctagtgtgacgtcacattttttctacgaaattgccaaatcgaattaagtaagtacctaagtattattaatattttatcaaaatatatttgacgatataaatattagtaattttgtaacccaaaactgcttaggaaagaaaattaaacgaataaaaacgattatcgttttaaaaacttgttatttaaatgtacagtgaataaaataatttaaataaattttcggttactgatgaagttaaagtgacgtcataAAGTTTGTCTCCccatacttactttactctttggtctcccccctcccccatgtcacaatatgtcacattttcttgaccccctccctccccctaaacgtgtgatgtaattaatggatgacccctaccCGAAAACgtacaaattgtttatttacttttatttaaatacctaaagatacagactataagttTGCAGTGCTTGGTAGCCTTATTGTTTACAAAGCTTGCTATTTTCCAGGTATTTCCAATGACGGTACCCCGGATAAAGAGTATGCTTGTTTCAATCATAATGTACCACCATACCAGGTGGAAAACATTATCAAAACTTAGTAGTCCACTTTTACAATACtaaatagattaaaaaaaaacattgaagtAGATGTAATCCTTGAACTTTATTTTGTACTAACTTCACGTAACTCAAAGATATCTAATTACAAGTActcatagatataatatactatatTTGGTAAGTCGCGTCGAAGATCGCCATACTTCGTTTAGTTTAGACTTTAGACCAATAGGATCTCGATTACTGGATTCATGAATGTGCTAATACATGCTATTTCATTTTTGCaggtaaattttatttcataaggataaaaataattaactttcttGAAGCCAATGCTTCGAAAAATAGTATACTTAGTATTGTTTATTTAGAGCCAGGTATCGTTCTTTCAATGAATGCCCGCATGTCTTTAAGTTCGGCCTCTGATGACGAGTGTGTCAGTCCCTGATATGTAGTGAACTCGATATTCTTCATGAAGGTCTTGAGGAACGAGGCGGTCATTTGACCCCACTTGAAGGGGACTACTGGGTCGCAGTCTCCGTGGGCTTGGAATATCTGAAATAACaataaatgtaagtatttaatgCTCGGCTACACAAGCCCCGGGCGCGGCCGGTAGGCCCTAAAGAGGcacactgattaacagtccgccggacggattcggcctgtcagttagaacaaaaatttgacagttccgaacaactgacaggccaataccgtccggcggactgttaatcagtgggcccctttacgctattattaatgacGCTCCAATATTAATGCTGTGTTGGTGTTACGTAcacgacgtaagcgccgacagCCATAAggcccataaggtacctttacccatgg from Cydia fagiglandana chromosome 11, ilCydFagi1.1, whole genome shotgun sequence encodes the following:
- the LOC134668534 gene encoding uncharacterized protein LOC134668534 isoform X1, whose amino-acid sequence is MGCTSSAPSMAPPNATVRNISFADEEEKPTEDLKKMESRTRAIIENKVLPNMCDNLDESILLSRTGKSILDTASQRIDKDVQTDSFRIDNQNGWDESFRLMHEEKEHTPKLEEVVEQVVEMLHSDNNTESARNTPEEPEAAPEVAEVSEEVDAADTTEELDKNCEHLEEMVSPSQSESSRATRWEALADIAAELPPSLAVDPLTGQIYTLK
- the LOC134668534 gene encoding uncharacterized protein LOC134668534 isoform X2 codes for the protein MGCTSSAPSMAPPNATDEEEKPTEDLKKMESRTRAIIENKVLPNMCDNLDESILLSRTGKSILDTASQRIDKDVQTDSFRIDNQNGWDESFRLMHEEKEHTPKLEEVVEQVVEMLHSDNNTESARNTPEEPEAAPEVAEVSEEVDAADTTEELDKNCEHLEEMVSPSQSESSRATRWEALADIAAELPPSLAVDPLTGQIYTLK
- the LOC134668534 gene encoding uncharacterized protein LOC134668534 isoform X3, encoding MESRTRAIIENKVLPNMCDNLDESILLSRTGKSILDTASQRIDKDVQTDSFRIDNQNGWDESFRLMHEEKEHTPKLEEVVEQVVEMLHSDNNTESARNTPEEPEAAPEVAEVSEEVDAADTTEELDKNCEHLEEMVSPSQSESSRATRWEALADIAAELPPSLAVDPLTGQIYTLK
- the LOC134668928 gene encoding RNA exonuclease 5; translated protein: MVDCPTPKKRRKGNVNNQQQDVLRKETQNGTGDSAVDVNENKRARPKHMPKFRLKTAGETSSLSTPSSERIPLTLTDIQYVLLHSLLGNLNLAQPPRWYVLDKCNNIKQTTCLVLEGISIQHWDKLQDKFPKTKKIFEDYVEVLTPSVYGGSLVQELALVPLSENEKEILIQKYGSMNLALEARKDLMIMMRAVFPITGEVNEPLEISSEDKFPRTQLMLSAWQLIEESYPVPLKGKLESAYSDYVMTKDKYMPVTDKSPMFGLDCEMCITNAGSELTRVSLVDEKHTKIYDSLVKPYNDITDYLTRYSGITKSLLSDVTKRLEDVQKDIRELLPADAILVGQSLNLDLHALRMMHPYVIDTSVIFNFTGERTRKPKLKALAREFLKLDIQSGKNGHCSVEDSLASLKLVQLKLRKNLEFGDAVHTNREKYKENFKLAIAKEYALSIFNHMIEQKKTSLVVGCDNITGDYHTYLTQAKESLSSQFKKVKPKRVKLKTVDGIDEVISSLTESVKEYNFSMAHLKLDIDSENESKQIEHIDNWIQTVWSSLPHAALCAVVFGGTSDDNGLAMIRIKSSL